From Schaalia sp. ZJ405, one genomic window encodes:
- a CDS encoding tripartite tricarboxylate transporter TctB family protein, producing the protein MKDQSRLITVIKKGALDIFLALAFVVLTVLIAIDAHGYKAGVGNEPGPAAVPTVLSVLLLLVAGGMLIQVFRGKWEDQNEPDAIRNWRVLGGIVLLILVGILMPLIGFFVTFSIVLFGLSLLSGTTAWWKSAIFSLIVTWVVLLLFSRYLNVPLPASPVDLMLGA; encoded by the coding sequence ATGAAGGACCAATCAAGACTGATCACAGTCATAAAAAAGGGCGCGCTTGATATCTTCCTCGCGCTAGCGTTCGTCGTGCTTACGGTGCTGATTGCGATCGATGCACACGGATACAAAGCCGGGGTCGGAAACGAGCCCGGACCGGCCGCGGTACCGACGGTGCTTTCGGTGCTCTTGCTGCTGGTAGCAGGCGGAATGTTAATCCAAGTATTTCGCGGAAAATGGGAAGATCAGAACGAACCAGATGCTATCCGAAATTGGCGAGTTCTCGGTGGAATCGTACTGCTGATTCTCGTGGGGATTCTGATGCCGCTCATCGGATTCTTCGTGACCTTCTCGATCGTCCTTTTTGGATTGAGTCTTTTGTCAGGCACCACCGCATGGTGGAAATCAGCGATCTTCTCGCTGATTGTGACATGGGTAGTTCTGCTGTTGTTCTCTCGCTACCTCAACGTTCCGTTGCCGGCAAGCCCCGTCGATCTGATGCTGGGAGCATGA
- a CDS encoding tripartite tricarboxylate transporter substrate binding protein, which produces MKNRIFAAVAAGTLAVLALSGCVTQTNNGSSGQSNASAAESDYPTKPIDLVVAWSAGGGTDVQARALVQNAKEYLGTNINVVNKPGSSGAIGWGEIAHSTKPDGYTLTVVSPEIGFMQEQGLYDFGLEDFTLITMFNEDPMALAVKADAPWANLEEFLADAKANPGKITIGNAGPGLAWDLATTAIEEAAGVEFTHVPYDGASTAVQAILGGTLDAMTYSIGEVRSQVEAGEMRVLAIASEEQLKALPNIPTFKSEGHDIVTGTFRGIAGPAGMDPAMVKTLNEAFVKMAKDKGFIDVMESNSFGIKVLETDEFQTFFGNAKELYSELIEAQKK; this is translated from the coding sequence GTGAAAAATCGGATCTTCGCCGCAGTTGCAGCAGGAACCCTTGCGGTCCTCGCGCTCAGCGGATGCGTCACCCAAACGAACAACGGCAGTTCAGGACAATCGAATGCTTCAGCAGCTGAAAGCGACTACCCGACGAAGCCCATCGACCTCGTTGTCGCATGGAGCGCCGGCGGTGGTACCGATGTCCAGGCTCGTGCCCTTGTCCAAAACGCGAAAGAATACCTGGGGACAAACATCAATGTCGTCAACAAGCCGGGTTCGTCAGGTGCAATTGGCTGGGGCGAAATTGCCCACTCAACAAAGCCAGACGGCTACACCCTGACCGTGGTTTCACCAGAAATCGGCTTCATGCAGGAACAGGGACTTTACGACTTCGGACTTGAAGACTTCACCCTCATTACGATGTTCAACGAAGACCCTATGGCACTTGCGGTCAAAGCAGATGCGCCGTGGGCAAACCTTGAAGAGTTCCTCGCAGATGCCAAGGCAAACCCCGGCAAGATCACCATTGGAAACGCAGGCCCCGGACTTGCATGGGACCTCGCGACCACCGCGATTGAAGAGGCCGCCGGCGTTGAATTCACCCACGTCCCCTACGACGGCGCATCGACCGCGGTCCAGGCCATTCTCGGTGGCACACTTGACGCGATGACCTACTCAATTGGCGAGGTTCGTTCACAGGTTGAAGCCGGCGAGATGCGCGTGCTGGCAATCGCCTCCGAAGAGCAGCTTAAGGCACTTCCGAACATCCCGACCTTCAAGTCTGAAGGCCACGACATTGTCACCGGGACTTTCCGTGGAATCGCCGGACCTGCCGGCATGGATCCCGCAATGGTTAAGACCCTCAATGAAGCATTCGTCAAGATGGCGAAGGACAAGGGATTCATTGATGTCATGGAATCAAACTCCTTCGGAATCAAGGTCCTCGAAACCGATGAGTTCCAAACATTCTTCGGGAACGCAAAGGAGCTCTACTCCGAGCTGATCGAAGCGCAGAAGAAATAA
- a CDS encoding SDR family oxidoreductase, with product MSENITHLTGNDPLFDVSGRTAVVTGGFGQIGQEFVRALASRGAHVAVCSRSASEERIAQTFPGEFAGTIRSYALDITSKESIETALDSIEKDLGPIRIVVNNAGIDTQPSAPPEVSGPFEDFPEEVFREVVETNLTGTFLMCQAAGKRMRAAGVEGSIINVGSIYGMVSPIQDIYAYKEEQTGVPFIKPVAYSAAKSGIYNLTRYCATYWGANGIRVNTLTPSGVWRDTQDATFQHNYTSRIPIKRMAQADEYNGALLFLASDASRYMTGSNLIVDGGWTAW from the coding sequence ATGTCTGAAAACATCACTCATCTGACAGGAAATGACCCGCTGTTTGATGTCTCGGGCCGCACTGCGGTTGTGACTGGCGGCTTCGGTCAAATCGGGCAGGAATTCGTGCGGGCGCTGGCTTCTCGAGGTGCTCACGTTGCCGTCTGCTCACGCTCCGCATCCGAGGAGAGAATTGCCCAGACCTTCCCCGGTGAGTTTGCGGGAACAATCCGCTCGTACGCTCTGGATATCACCTCTAAAGAATCCATTGAAACAGCACTTGATAGCATCGAAAAGGACCTCGGCCCAATCCGTATCGTTGTCAACAATGCGGGAATCGATACTCAACCTTCCGCACCGCCAGAGGTGTCGGGACCATTTGAGGACTTCCCTGAAGAAGTATTCCGTGAGGTTGTTGAAACAAACCTCACCGGGACTTTTCTGATGTGCCAGGCAGCAGGTAAGCGGATGCGCGCCGCGGGTGTCGAAGGATCGATCATCAACGTCGGTTCCATCTACGGAATGGTTTCGCCAATCCAAGATATCTACGCCTATAAGGAAGAACAGACCGGTGTTCCTTTCATCAAGCCGGTTGCTTATTCGGCAGCAAAATCTGGAATCTATAACCTGACTCGCTACTGTGCAACGTACTGGGGTGCCAACGGAATCCGGGTGAATACCCTGACTCCGTCCGGGGTATGGCGCGATACTCAGGATGCAACATTCCAGCACAACTACACCTCACGTATCCCGATCAAGCGCATGGCTCAGGCTGACGAATACAACGGTGCCCTGCTGTTCCTCGCGTCTGATGCCTCGCGTTACATGACCGGATCGAACCTGATCGTTGACGGTGGGTGGACAGCGTGGTAA
- a CDS encoding tripartite tricarboxylate transporter permease, which translates to MDILTNILAGFGGVFSDPMILVGIAGGVFGGMIVGALPGLTATMAMALFLPFTFLMEPSLGIATMMGIFAGGIAGGSIPAILLNVPGTPASAATALDGYPMTRNGRASQSLTMAMIASCIGGTISGLLMVFLAPVIAKLALNFQAPEFFVLAIYGLTIISAVSGKSLLKGYAAGLIGLVIGIIGLDPISGQLRLTYGSNELYGGISLIPVLIGVFGLSQVLVMLKESTSLKEHVSIGKFQLPEKQDIKDSMPSILRGGLVGSAIGAIPGTGTDIGAFLSYSLAKQSGRGRIPFGKGNPVGVAASESANNGVVGGAMIPMFTLGIPGEAATAVLLGGLLIQGLTPGPQLFQGPNAHLVYTVFASFLIANIVMLLIGLVAARLFVNVVRIPNSYLIPLITILCLVGAYSINNRLFDVFVAIFFGCFGYLMVTHGYSPSPLILGMILGPMAETNFRRAMTIENGNWTVFFTRPASLIFWALIAASLFYLWRNQKKAQSVETLETQLTKKEVENV; encoded by the coding sequence ATGGATATTTTGACCAACATTCTTGCCGGATTTGGCGGAGTCTTCTCCGATCCGATGATTTTGGTAGGTATTGCTGGCGGTGTCTTTGGAGGCATGATCGTCGGTGCTCTGCCCGGGCTGACCGCGACGATGGCGATGGCGCTGTTCTTGCCCTTCACATTCCTCATGGAACCAAGTCTGGGCATCGCAACAATGATGGGAATTTTTGCCGGCGGTATCGCCGGCGGCTCCATCCCTGCGATTCTGCTCAACGTTCCTGGAACTCCAGCCTCTGCTGCAACCGCGCTTGACGGCTATCCCATGACCCGCAACGGACGCGCCTCGCAGAGCCTCACGATGGCAATGATCGCCTCGTGTATCGGCGGCACGATTTCCGGCCTGCTCATGGTGTTTCTGGCGCCGGTTATCGCAAAACTCGCTCTGAATTTCCAAGCTCCAGAATTCTTCGTTCTGGCAATCTACGGTCTCACCATCATTTCTGCGGTCTCTGGTAAGTCACTGCTCAAAGGTTACGCGGCAGGACTTATCGGCCTGGTGATCGGCATCATCGGCCTCGACCCAATTTCGGGCCAGCTCCGTCTGACGTATGGCAGCAACGAACTCTACGGCGGCATCTCACTGATCCCCGTGCTCATTGGTGTTTTCGGACTGAGCCAGGTCCTCGTTATGCTCAAGGAATCCACCTCTCTCAAAGAGCACGTCAGCATCGGGAAGTTCCAATTGCCCGAAAAACAAGACATCAAGGATTCGATGCCGTCCATTCTCCGAGGCGGACTCGTTGGCTCAGCAATTGGTGCAATTCCTGGCACGGGAACCGATATTGGAGCATTCCTCTCATACTCGTTGGCCAAGCAAAGTGGCCGAGGTCGTATCCCATTCGGCAAAGGAAACCCAGTCGGTGTTGCTGCATCGGAATCTGCAAACAACGGCGTTGTTGGCGGCGCAATGATCCCGATGTTCACGCTGGGTATCCCAGGTGAAGCTGCCACCGCAGTCCTTCTCGGCGGTCTGCTCATCCAAGGATTGACCCCCGGACCCCAACTCTTCCAAGGCCCGAACGCGCACCTCGTCTACACGGTTTTCGCGAGCTTCCTCATTGCGAACATCGTGATGTTGCTTATTGGGTTGGTTGCCGCCAGACTCTTCGTCAACGTTGTGAGAATCCCGAACTCGTACCTGATTCCACTGATCACGATCCTGTGCCTGGTTGGTGCCTACTCGATCAACAACCGGCTCTTCGATGTATTTGTTGCCATTTTCTTCGGATGCTTTGGATACCTCATGGTGACACACGGATACTCGCCTTCGCCGTTGATCCTCGGCATGATTCTCGGCCCTATGGCAGAAACAAACTTCCGTCGCGCAATGACCATCGAAAACGGCAACTGGACGGTCTTCTTCACGCGCCCGGCCTCGCTGATTTTCTGGGCGTTGATTGCTGCTTCGCTGTTCTACCTGTGGCGTAATCAGAAGAAGGCGCAATCAGTCGAAACACTTGAAACACAACTGACGAAAAAAGAGGTTGAAAATGTCTGA
- a CDS encoding dihydrodipicolinate synthase family protein — MVTDLAGRIYSALVTPMNEDGVLKRSVIPRLIDWELASGVEGFYVGGTTGEGLLLNERDRTEFTRSVVDCVRGRVPVIAHIGAIGTAQTQELARGAADAGAQAISLIPPIYYTLSEKGIVEHYHAVASATDLPVLIYNIPHAVGFELSSSAVDALFENPKIIGIKHTSMNMYRLERMTAYHPEKLIFGGLDECAMAGFSLGTSGIVSTSANFQAKLFRGMWDAVQAGDINAAREYQRRVNNNIDALLRDDIVASTKMVLKSQGIDCGGVRGPLPNIPNDASVRLLSEVDVSFL, encoded by the coding sequence GTGGTAACGGATCTCGCCGGACGGATCTACTCCGCCCTTGTGACCCCAATGAACGAGGACGGCGTGCTGAAACGCTCCGTGATTCCTCGCCTTATTGATTGGGAGCTGGCATCTGGTGTCGAAGGGTTTTACGTCGGTGGCACAACAGGTGAGGGGCTCTTGCTTAACGAGCGCGACCGGACCGAATTCACACGCAGTGTTGTCGATTGCGTACGTGGCCGGGTGCCCGTCATTGCGCACATCGGTGCAATTGGTACGGCCCAGACGCAAGAACTGGCACGAGGCGCAGCAGATGCGGGTGCTCAGGCTATTTCCTTGATCCCACCGATCTACTACACGCTATCGGAGAAGGGCATCGTTGAACATTACCATGCGGTTGCGTCGGCGACGGATCTTCCGGTGTTGATCTACAACATTCCTCATGCCGTTGGTTTTGAGCTTTCATCGAGCGCGGTTGATGCACTGTTTGAGAATCCGAAGATTATTGGCATCAAACACACCTCGATGAACATGTATCGGTTGGAGCGGATGACGGCGTACCACCCCGAAAAGTTGATTTTTGGTGGTCTTGATGAATGTGCAATGGCCGGTTTCTCTTTGGGGACATCCGGTATTGTTTCGACATCAGCGAACTTTCAAGCAAAGCTGTTCCGTGGAATGTGGGACGCCGTTCAAGCTGGTGACATCAATGCAGCGCGCGAATATCAACGACGTGTCAATAACAACATTGACGCGTTGCTGCGTGATGATATTGTTGCGAGTACCAAAATGGTGCTTAAGTCCCAGGGTATCGACTGCGGAGGTGTTCGCGGTCCTCTTCCAAATATCCCCAATGATGCGTCCGTTCGGCTCCTGTCCGAGGTGGATGTTTCATTCCTCTAG